A section of the Bryobacteraceae bacterium genome encodes:
- a CDS encoding anion transporter, with amino-acid sequence MAAYLIFAGTFLVLAIGRFPGLRVDRAGAAIVGASLMVASGVLRFDEALRAVDWATIVLLLGMMIVVANLHLSGFFRLVAARVVEHAHSPKMLLAGIVAVSGVMSAFFVNDTMCLVLTPLVVHVTLKLRRNPVPYLLAVALAANAGSVATITGNPQNMMIGALSGIPYPRFAAALAPVAAFSLALTWAVLVVVFREEFSSGRFDRVDVGRIRVNRPMLWKAAAVAAGMVVFFFRGWPVAQTAIVAGALLLITRRVKPEKVYHDIDWPLLAMFAGLFIVVRGFETTALERDLLNFAEGTPLDRPVFLSFFAAAVSNLVSNVPAVLLFKPVVVKLADPVRSWLTLAMSTTLAGNLTLVGSVANLIVVERARPEVEIRFLDHLRAGAPITVLSIAAGAAWLEWWR; translated from the coding sequence GTGGCCGCTTATCTGATCTTCGCCGGGACGTTTCTGGTGCTCGCCATCGGGCGCTTCCCTGGTCTGCGGGTTGACCGCGCCGGGGCGGCGATTGTCGGCGCGAGCCTGATGGTGGCCAGCGGCGTGCTGCGATTCGACGAGGCGCTGCGGGCGGTGGACTGGGCGACGATCGTGCTGCTGCTGGGGATGATGATTGTCGTCGCCAACCTGCACCTTTCCGGCTTCTTCCGGCTGGTGGCGGCGCGCGTGGTGGAGCATGCGCACAGCCCAAAGATGCTGCTGGCGGGCATTGTTGCCGTCTCTGGCGTGATGTCGGCGTTTTTTGTCAACGACACGATGTGCCTGGTGCTGACGCCGCTGGTGGTGCACGTGACGCTCAAGCTGCGGCGCAACCCCGTGCCCTATCTGCTGGCGGTGGCGCTGGCGGCCAACGCGGGCAGCGTGGCCACCATCACCGGGAATCCGCAGAACATGATGATCGGGGCGCTGTCCGGCATTCCGTATCCGCGGTTTGCCGCGGCGCTGGCGCCGGTGGCGGCGTTCTCGCTGGCGCTGACCTGGGCCGTGCTGGTGGTGGTGTTCCGCGAGGAGTTTTCCTCCGGCCGGTTCGACCGGGTGGACGTGGGCCGCATCCGCGTGAACCGCCCGATGCTGTGGAAAGCAGCGGCGGTGGCCGCGGGCATGGTGGTGTTCTTCTTCCGCGGCTGGCCGGTGGCGCAGACGGCGATTGTCGCCGGAGCCCTGCTGCTGATCACGCGGCGCGTCAAGCCCGAAAAGGTGTATCACGACATCGACTGGCCGCTGCTGGCGATGTTCGCCGGCCTGTTCATTGTGGTGCGCGGGTTTGAAACGACGGCGCTCGAGCGCGACCTGCTGAACTTTGCCGAGGGCACGCCGCTGGACCGGCCCGTGTTCCTCAGCTTCTTCGCGGCGGCCGTTTCCAACCTGGTAAGCAACGTGCCCGCGGTGCTGCTGTTCAAGCCGGTGGTGGTGAAGCTGGCCGATCCGGTGCGGAGCTGGCTGACGCTGGCGATGTCCACGACGCTGGCCGGCAATCTGACGCTGGTTGGTTCAGTGGCCAATCTCATCGTGGTGGAGCGGGCGCGGCCGGAGGTCGAGATCCGGTTCCTGGACCACCTCCGGGCGGGCGCGCCGATCACGGTGCTGTCGATCGCCGCAGGAGCGGCGTGGCTGGAATGGTGGCGCTGA
- a CDS encoding peptidase M16 → MQVSSPGGDIRVCRLSNGITIITERMDMVRSVSAGFWFTTGSRYESPQENGISHFVEHMLFKGTETRSAEELARQMDALGGYTDAFTGREMVCYSFKVLDEHLAEAMEIQADLVLHPRFDPEDIEKEKGVVLEELKMGTDNPETFISDLFVRHFWKRHPLGQPIIGTRRTILSFHREALRRYHESCYRPENLTITAAGRLDHDRFAELAERLLGGLPPGGHRPRAKAPAPSAPLILKSRRSLQQVHLCLGAPTVAAADPRRHAVILLNAILGGNMSSRLFQNIRERQGLAYSIFSDVLLYEDAGLIGVYAGTSADSARRLLAAVMGEIRRLREQPPPPDELAHAKESVKGAMLLGLETTSSRMSHLARQWLTHRRFFTLDEIAAALDRVTAEEIQHEARRSFEPGRIGLAVLGRVEEAGIGPDDLEC, encoded by the coding sequence ATGCAGGTCTCCAGCCCCGGCGGCGACATCCGCGTCTGCCGCCTTTCCAACGGCATCACCATCATCACCGAGCGGATGGATATGGTCCGCAGCGTCTCGGCCGGCTTCTGGTTCACCACCGGCTCCCGGTACGAGTCGCCGCAGGAAAACGGCATCTCGCACTTTGTCGAGCACATGCTCTTCAAGGGCACCGAGACGCGCTCGGCCGAAGAGCTGGCGCGCCAGATGGACGCGCTCGGCGGCTACACGGACGCCTTCACCGGCCGCGAGATGGTCTGCTACAGCTTCAAGGTGCTCGACGAGCATCTCGCCGAGGCCATGGAGATCCAGGCCGATCTCGTTCTCCATCCGCGCTTTGACCCCGAGGACATCGAAAAGGAGAAGGGCGTCGTGCTCGAAGAGCTCAAAATGGGCACGGACAACCCGGAGACCTTCATCTCAGACCTCTTCGTCCGCCATTTCTGGAAACGCCACCCGCTTGGCCAGCCGATCATCGGAACGCGACGCACCATCCTCTCCTTCCACCGCGAGGCGCTGCGCCGCTACCACGAGTCCTGTTACCGCCCGGAAAACCTCACCATCACCGCGGCCGGCCGCCTCGATCACGACCGCTTCGCCGAACTCGCCGAACGCCTCCTCGGGGGCCTTCCGCCTGGCGGCCACAGGCCCCGCGCCAAGGCCCCGGCGCCGTCGGCGCCGCTGATCCTCAAAAGCCGCCGCAGCCTTCAGCAGGTCCATCTCTGCCTCGGCGCCCCCACCGTGGCTGCGGCTGACCCGCGCCGCCATGCCGTCATCCTCCTCAACGCCATCCTCGGCGGCAACATGAGCTCGCGCCTGTTCCAGAACATCCGCGAGCGGCAGGGCCTGGCCTATTCGATCTTCTCCGACGTGCTCCTCTATGAGGACGCCGGCCTGATCGGCGTCTACGCCGGCACCTCCGCAGATTCGGCACGCCGCCTGCTGGCTGCGGTGATGGGCGAGATCCGCCGGCTCCGCGAGCAGCCGCCGCCGCCCGACGAGCTGGCCCACGCCAAGGAGTCCGTCAAGGGCGCCATGCTGCTGGGGCTGGAGACGACCTCCAGCCGCATGTCGCACCTCGCCCGGCAATGGCTCACCCACCGCCGCTTCTTCACGCTCGATGAAATCGCCGCCGCGCTCGACCGCGTCACCGCCGAAGAGATCCAGCACGAGGCCCGGCGCTCGTTCGAACCCGGAAGGATCGGACTGGCCGTCCTGGGCCGCGTCGAGGAAGCGGGCATCGGCCCCGACGATTTAGAGTGTTAG
- the rlmN gene encoding dual-specificity RNA methyltransferase RlmN, which yields MKALDERVALVGLEEAELRAVLPEGEPAYRARQLYDALYRRRVSSLDAITELPAALRGHLARCCAPGLPERAARYESRDGTRRYLLRLADGRTVEAVFMPEEGRDTLCISTQVGCPVDCRFCLTARLGLERNLTAGEIVGQVLHLADDNGLWAQEKRINIVMMGQGEPLLNLPAVLKAVRLLCDPKGMGISPRRITVSTSGIIPRMAEFARAEPRPKLAISLNASTEEQRRELMPITRKYHLRDLLDACRAYPLRPWERLTFEYVLLKGVNDSDADARRVARMLAPLRCKVNLIALNPGPDIPYETPAPERVAAFQAIVRRSVPCFVRRPRGLDIYAACGQLRRMEAALVQLGGSPRF from the coding sequence ATGAAGGCGCTGGATGAAAGAGTTGCCCTTGTAGGACTCGAGGAGGCGGAGCTGCGGGCCGTGCTGCCGGAAGGCGAACCCGCCTACCGCGCCCGCCAGCTCTACGATGCCCTCTACCGGAGGCGTGTTTCGAGCCTCGATGCGATCACCGAGTTGCCGGCGGCGCTGCGCGGGCATCTGGCCCGGTGCTGTGCGCCCGGGCTTCCCGAGCGGGCGGCCCGGTACGAGAGCCGCGATGGCACGCGCCGCTATCTGCTCCGGCTGGCCGACGGGCGGACCGTGGAAGCGGTCTTCATGCCGGAAGAGGGCCGGGACACGCTCTGCATCTCCACGCAGGTGGGCTGCCCGGTGGACTGCCGTTTCTGCCTGACGGCGCGCCTGGGGCTGGAGCGCAACCTGACGGCGGGCGAGATCGTCGGCCAGGTGCTGCATCTGGCCGATGACAACGGCCTGTGGGCGCAGGAGAAGCGGATCAACATCGTGATGATGGGGCAGGGCGAGCCACTGCTGAACCTGCCGGCCGTGCTCAAGGCGGTGCGGCTTCTTTGCGATCCGAAGGGCATGGGGATCAGCCCGCGGCGCATCACCGTGTCCACCTCCGGCATCATCCCACGCATGGCTGAGTTCGCCCGCGCCGAGCCGCGCCCGAAGCTGGCGATCTCGCTGAACGCGTCCACCGAAGAGCAACGGCGGGAGTTGATGCCGATCACACGGAAATATCACCTCAGGGATCTGCTCGATGCCTGCCGCGCCTATCCGCTGCGACCCTGGGAGCGGCTGACGTTCGAGTATGTCCTGCTGAAGGGCGTGAACGACTCCGACGCCGATGCGCGGCGCGTGGCGCGGATGCTGGCGCCGCTGCGGTGCAAGGTGAACCTGATTGCGCTGAACCCGGGGCCGGACATTCCGTATGAGACGCCGGCACCGGAGCGCGTGGCTGCGTTTCAGGCGATTGTGCGGCGCTCGGTACCGTGTTTCGTCCGCAGGCCGCGCGGGCTGGACATCTATGCCGCCTGCGGCCAGTTAAGGCGGATGGAGGCGGCTCTGGTTCAACTCGGCGGAAGTCCGCGTTTCTGA